TGAGCCTGTACAGGTTGGCAACAGGTTGTCGGACCAACAAACTACGACCTAAACGGCATCGGACTGTTCGAGGGCTGGCACCGGCTGGCGGTTGTCATCGCTCGCGATGAGCAATCGTTCAGATAGGACATGCTTCCCATGCGCGGCCTTCCTCGCCTTCAAAAACACCTCGACCTACATGTTGGGCAGGGCCCGGCCCACGTAGCCATAAAAGCGTTAAATTCAACCCAGGGTGTTACTGGGAATCGGGTAGCTAAATCGACTCGATCGAAAGTAACGGAGGCTGTTTACTGCGCGAAAATTGAGTAGCGCAGTTTACCCTTACTTTGCTCATTCCCGTCCCGTCAGTGTCATAAAGGCTGGTAGCGTGGGAAAAGACAGCCCCAAAATGTGAGGTTCCGTACAGGAGCTTTTTTCGTCGAGCTTCTCTAATTCCAGGGTAGCTGATTCGAGAGTCCTAATTTTTAAAACTGTATATTTGCAATTGTAAAAATGATTTGACTACTCTATTCCGTTCGGTCGATGAAATACTTACCCTGCCTACTCTGTTTGCTCGCTTCCTGTTCGGAAATTGCCCCTGCGTATGTTGTGGAGCCCCCTTCGGTAGAGGAAGGGCGTATTCGCTGGATCATCACCCACAAGTTTGGGGTGGTTGAACTGGCAGGCTGTGAGTATATCGTAAGTCCGGTGGACGGCGGCTATCACCTCACTCATAAGGGGAATTGTGCGCATTGCCACACCCGGGATACGGCCGCCAAAGCGCCCCTTTAAAGTGCTCCCTCGTGTCTTGTAGGCGCTACACCGCCCGTTGCCGTCACCTGAAGAGTTCAGCGCAGAAGGGCCGGGTAGTGGGTAGGGTGTTGCAACAGGTAATATAACCCCTGCGCTACCGAAAAAAGCGGAAACGTGGGGATGGAGACGGGCACCCCCAACGTCGTCGCCAAACGCAGGCGAAGCCCTCGCAGCAACGCACTTCCTCCGGTCAACTGAATCCCCTGCCGGGCGATTTTTTCGGTCATCCCGGCCGGACCCTGGGCCAGCATTTCCTGTAGCGCCTGTTCGAGGAGACGCAGGGGTGCTTCCAGGGGCGAGAGCAGTTCCTGGTACCGGATCGTCCGCTGCACCGGGGTACCGTGCCGCATATGGTGGCCCGTCAGGGTATACGCCTGGGGCGCAATGGTCAGGGCTTCCGTCGCGGCGCCAAGGTGCAGCTTCAGCTGTTCGGCCGCCTCCCAGGAAATGTCTAGTTCGTAGGCCGCGTGGACGTACTCCTGCAGGGCTTGCGTCAGGCGATCACCGGCCACCGGAATGGTGCGGTGGGCAACAATCTCGGGAAACGAAAGGAGGGTGATTTTGGCGCTTTCTCCCCCCAGGTCCATGAGCAAGGCACAGGATTCGGGGGGTAGGGCGGGCCTGAAGCTCAACGCCGCCGCCAGCGGTTCGTACACCAGGGCGGTGCGTTGCCCCCCTAGTTTGCACAGGACCTGACGCCGGGCTTCCTGTTCCTGGATCGTCGTTTCGTACGGCAGGTTGCCCAGCACCCAGGCAAATTCCTGCGCGGGCAGCACGCCCGGATAAAGCTTTTCTACGAAGGCAGAAAGCATGTGTGATGCCAGTGTGGAATCGGTCACCGCGCCCTGGCAGAACGGTTTGGTCACCCGGTAGTGCCGGCGCGGGAGTTTTTGCATCTCGAACGCGGCGCCCCCCACGCGGACCGGCCATTGCGGCGACA
The Catalinimonas alkaloidigena genome window above contains:
- a CDS encoding rod shape-determining protein yields the protein MPGNASIAFDLGCHSTVVANQEGLQLKEPSLVALSPQWPVRVGGAAFEMQKLPRRHYRVTKPFCQGAVTDSTLASHMLSAFVEKLYPGVLPAQEFAWVLGNLPYETTIQEQEARRQVLCKLGGQRTALVYEPLAAALSFRPALPPESCALLMDLGGESAKITLLSFPEIVAHRTIPVAGDRLTQALQEYVHAAYELDISWEAAEQLKLHLGAATEALTIAPQAYTLTGHHMRHGTPVQRTIRYQELLSPLEAPLRLLEQALQEMLAQGPAGMTEKIARQGIQLTGGSALLRGLRLRLATTLGVPVSIPTFPLFSVAQGLYYLLQHPTHYPALLR